The Prochlorococcus marinus CUG1416 genome has a segment encoding these proteins:
- a CDS encoding glycosyltransferase family 4 protein, with the protein MQFSSFFISLVLCPLIILISQKFKLFDLPNKRKSHTKPTPKLGGLAIFLAFLIDSLLNNFFEISLSFSSTILIILVLLDDKYNLNRYLRLVVQILATIPILLHFNLFDLNFIILLFSSFFIIYSINIFNFFDGLNGLLITQLLLVSSFYLNYGNSLGIGNYTNSIASVSLAGISFLLFNLGGLIFMGDIGSCFLGLFISNVVLKSIHNGDIVSFVCLLIPLLPIFVDCSLIILTRFKNREKFFSTPHNQHTYQLLNRLGFKHWMVNIIYIVKYFIYIIPLYLYKEGIGTLNYLLFNISILIILDLLFCSFIRKVSLKQNIL; encoded by the coding sequence ATGCAATTTAGTAGTTTTTTTATTTCTTTAGTTCTTTGTCCATTAATAATTTTAATTTCGCAAAAATTTAAATTATTTGATTTACCTAATAAAAGGAAATCTCATACAAAACCTACACCAAAATTAGGAGGCCTTGCAATTTTTCTTGCTTTTCTAATAGATAGTTTATTAAATAACTTCTTTGAAATTTCTTTATCCTTTTCTTCAACAATATTGATTATTCTAGTCTTATTGGATGATAAATATAATTTAAATAGGTATTTAAGGCTGGTGGTTCAAATTTTAGCTACTATTCCAATACTTTTGCATTTTAATTTATTTGATTTAAATTTCATAATTTTATTATTTTCCTCTTTTTTTATTATTTACTCAATAAATATTTTTAATTTTTTTGATGGGCTAAATGGATTACTAATAACCCAATTATTATTAGTATCATCTTTTTATCTTAATTATGGAAATTCCTTAGGTATTGGAAATTATACTAATTCTATTGCTTCAGTTTCATTAGCAGGGATATCTTTTTTATTGTTTAATCTAGGTGGATTGATTTTTATGGGAGATATTGGCAGTTGTTTTTTAGGATTATTCATTTCTAATGTAGTTTTAAAATCTATCCACAATGGAGATATAGTTTCTTTTGTTTGTCTTTTAATTCCACTACTACCTATATTTGTAGATTGTAGTTTAATTATTTTAACTAGATTCAAAAATCGCGAAAAATTTTTTTCTACACCACATAATCAACATACCTATCAACTTCTTAATAGGTTAGGCTTTAAACATTGGATGGTAAATATAATCTATATTGTTAAATATTTTATTTACATTATTCCTCTATATCTTTATAAGGAAGGCATAGGTACTTTGAATTACCTACTATTTAATATTTCAATATTAATTATTCTTGATTTGCTTTTTTGCTCCTTTATAAGAAAGGTATCACTTAAACAGAATATTTTATAA
- a CDS encoding class I SAM-dependent methyltransferase yields the protein MNKSYKNFDDDVVNDFGNQWEKYNYDEIFGFNKLAFNEYFSIFPKKFLNNEAIGFDAGCGSGRWANFIAPKVKKLYCIEPSKKAIEVAKQNLIKYENCVFECATINTSTIKPREMDFGYCLGVLHHIPNTLSAMKSCTSKLKPGAPFLVYIYYKFDNKPIWYKYLWIFSNLLRKMICILPFKLKLLLSRIIAIFIYFPLARFSFILNKFGIENNNLPLYEYRNKRFYVMLTDSLDRFGTKLEKRFTKKEIKKMMQDSGLENISFSANAPYWVGIGYKKD from the coding sequence ATGAATAAATCATATAAAAATTTTGATGATGATGTTGTGAACGATTTTGGAAACCAGTGGGAAAAATATAATTATGACGAAATCTTTGGCTTTAATAAGCTAGCTTTTAATGAATACTTTTCAATATTTCCTAAGAAGTTTTTAAATAACGAGGCAATTGGATTTGATGCAGGATGTGGTTCAGGTAGATGGGCTAATTTCATTGCTCCAAAAGTAAAAAAACTTTATTGCATAGAACCGAGTAAAAAGGCAATTGAAGTTGCAAAACAAAATTTAATTAAATACGAAAATTGTGTTTTTGAATGCGCCACAATCAATACATCTACTATTAAACCTAGAGAAATGGATTTTGGATATTGTTTAGGTGTCTTACATCATATTCCAAATACATTAAGTGCAATGAAAAGTTGCACTTCAAAATTAAAGCCTGGTGCTCCTTTTCTAGTTTATATTTATTATAAATTCGATAATAAACCTATTTGGTATAAATATTTATGGATTTTTTCTAATTTACTTAGAAAGATGATTTGTATTTTGCCTTTTAAATTAAAACTATTATTATCAAGAATTATAGCTATTTTTATCTATTTCCCCCTAGCCAGATTCTCATTTATTCTAAATAAATTTGGCATAGAAAATAATAATTTACCTCTTTATGAATATAGGAATAAACGTTTTTATGTTATGCTTACAGATTCTTTAGATAGATTTGGAACAAAATTAGAAAAAAGATTTACAAAAAAAGAGATTAAGAAAATGATGCAAGATTCTGGATTGGAAAACATATCTTTTAGCGCTAATGCTCCTTATTGGGTTGGAATAGGTTATAAAAAAGATTAA
- a CDS encoding polysaccharide biosynthesis protein has translation MFKTTEKITKSRPLIRKFILISIDIITLILSINFFLWITKGTFLRESIDSFFDLSTFLLISVLVFLFSGHYKGLVRYQGSKSLYLIALRNIISITISALLISKNNWDSFSFEGYIVLWIFSTTFVGSIKFFIRDFLLFYRRKRNFKSSIKVIIYGAGQAGAQLAASLILTDNYEIISFIDDNPDLWKRSLKDIPINPPSKINKFKSGIDQILIALPSINQNRFKQLIDNLSKFNIPILKVPTLSEISSGKAKINKLKPISVEDLLGRDPVKPLNNLLGPGIENSVVAVTGAGGSIGSELCNQILLLKPNKLILFEISEPSLYEINQKLNSHEDIKTELIPILGDVANFNLIKEIFNIHKVSIIFHAAAYKHVNISEINLISVLKNNIFSTNSIAKACIETSVKKAILISSDKAVRPTNIMGASKRIAEQIFQAYAFKEGINTNKNSTLFSMVRFGNVIGSSGSVVPLFEKQIRNGGPITLTHPEVVRYFMTIREAVELLIQASVLTKGGEVFLLEMGNPVKIKDLAYKMISLSNHNKKDQIELKIIGLKPGEKLYEELIIDSTCQSTEHKLIYKAKEQCIDPSKFFPILELLKNEILANRELESIKFVKKLVPEWNISDYFKEKYENLIS, from the coding sequence TTGTTTAAAACTACCGAAAAAATTACAAAGTCCAGGCCTTTAATTAGGAAGTTTATTCTTATTTCCATAGATATTATTACACTAATATTATCTATAAATTTTTTCTTATGGATAACTAAAGGTACTTTTTTGAGAGAAAGTATTGATTCATTTTTTGATCTTTCAACATTCTTATTAATAAGTGTTTTAGTTTTTTTATTTTCGGGACATTACAAAGGTTTAGTAAGATACCAGGGAAGTAAGTCTTTATATTTAATAGCATTACGAAATATAATTTCGATAACAATATCTGCCTTATTAATCTCTAAAAATAATTGGGACTCATTTAGTTTTGAAGGATATATAGTATTGTGGATTTTTTCTACAACCTTTGTTGGGAGTATCAAATTCTTTATAAGGGACTTTTTACTTTTTTACAGACGAAAAAGAAATTTCAAGTCGAGTATTAAAGTAATAATATATGGAGCTGGACAAGCAGGTGCTCAACTTGCAGCATCCTTAATTCTTACTGATAATTATGAAATAATTTCCTTTATAGATGATAATCCTGATTTGTGGAAGAGATCATTAAAAGATATTCCTATAAACCCACCTTCTAAAATTAATAAATTCAAAAGTGGTATAGATCAAATATTAATAGCTCTTCCATCTATAAACCAAAACAGATTTAAACAATTAATTGATAATTTAAGTAAATTTAATATCCCCATCCTTAAAGTTCCTACACTTTCAGAAATATCTAGTGGCAAAGCTAAGATTAATAAATTAAAGCCTATTTCAGTTGAAGATTTGTTAGGAAGGGATCCTGTTAAGCCATTAAATAATTTACTTGGACCAGGTATTGAAAATTCAGTCGTAGCTGTTACGGGAGCAGGAGGCTCAATAGGTTCAGAGTTATGTAATCAGATTTTATTATTGAAGCCTAATAAATTAATACTATTCGAAATTAGCGAGCCTTCACTTTATGAAATTAATCAGAAATTGAATTCTCATGAAGATATAAAAACAGAGCTAATTCCAATACTTGGAGATGTGGCAAACTTTAATTTAATAAAAGAAATTTTTAATATTCACAAAGTATCTATAATTTTTCATGCTGCCGCATATAAGCATGTAAACATTTCTGAAATAAATTTAATTTCAGTTTTAAAAAATAATATATTTTCAACTAATTCTATAGCTAAAGCTTGTATAGAAACCTCAGTAAAAAAAGCAATATTAATATCATCTGATAAAGCAGTTAGACCAACAAATATTATGGGCGCATCTAAGCGAATTGCTGAGCAAATTTTTCAAGCTTATGCTTTCAAAGAAGGAATCAATACTAATAAAAATAGTACCCTATTTTCAATGGTAAGATTTGGAAATGTTATTGGTTCATCAGGATCAGTAGTTCCATTATTTGAGAAGCAAATAAGAAATGGTGGTCCAATTACATTAACTCATCCAGAAGTAGTAAGGTATTTTATGACAATTAGAGAAGCAGTAGAGCTACTAATACAGGCTTCAGTTTTAACAAAAGGAGGGGAGGTTTTTTTGCTTGAAATGGGGAATCCAGTAAAAATAAAAGATTTAGCATATAAAATGATAAGTTTAAGTAATCACAATAAAAAAGACCAAATTGAATTAAAGATTATTGGATTAAAACCTGGTGAAAAACTTTATGAAGAATTAATTATAGACTCTACATGTCAAAGCACAGAACATAAACTAATTTATAAAGCAAAAGAGCAATGTATTGATCCCTCGAAGTTTTTCCCCATATTAGAATTATTGAAAAATGAAATCCTTGCAAATAGGGAATTAGAGTCAATAAAATTTGTAAAGAAATTAGTTCCTGAATGGAATATATCTGACTATTTTAAAGAAAAATATGAAAATTTAATTTCCTAG